The DNA window AATCACCGGGCTATGCGCAGGCTCTACGGCAACATTGAGGGTCTTCTTGGACTGCTCCTTCAAAAACTTCCCAACGCCGCTGATCGTACCCCCTGTGCCCACTCCGGCAACAAAAATATCGACGCCTCCATCGGTGTCTTCCCAGATCTCCGGGCCCGTTGTGCGGTAGTGGATCGCCGGGTTCGCCGGGTTCTGGAACTGTTGCAGCAGCACGTAATGATCGGGATCGCTCGCCTTGATCTTCTCGGCTTCTTCAATGGCGCCACGCATGCCGGCCGGGCCAGGAGTAAGAATCAGCTTCGCGCCAAAGGCCTTCAGCACCTTGCGGCGCTCGATCGACATCGTCTCGGGCATGGTGAGCGTGATCGGAATGCCGCGTGCCGCCGCGACAAAGGCCAGCGCGATGCCGGTGTTGCCGGAAGTGGGCTCCACCAACTCCTTGCCAGGCCCAAGCAGCCCCTTCTCTTCCGCATCCCACACCATCGAGGCGCCAATGCGGCACTTCACGCTATAGGCGGGGTTGCGGCCTTCAATTTTGGCCAGCACCGTCGCGCCCGCACCCTCCGTCACGCGGTTCAGGCGAATGAGCGGCGTACGGCCGATCGAAAGCGAATTATCCGAAAACACATGCATGATCTAGATCTCCCAATTTGCTACGTATTGGCTTTGTTTCGTCTGCCAGGATTCAGCCAGCTGCTGAAAACTCGTACTGCCGAGCGTGGCTTGCACAGCCTCGTCTACCTGCTGCCACATCTCCTCAAAACCAGCGGCGCCGAGCCTCCGGTCATTGGGGCCATCAACGTGGCGAATCACTTCACCCACCATAATTTGCGCGGCCGGACGCGCCAGCATATAGCCGCCGTCCGCACCTCGCCGGGATTCCACAAACCCACCCTGCTTGAGATTCGACAGGATGAGCTCGAGAAATTTCTGAGGAATTTTCTGTCGCTTCGCAATATCGGCAATCCGAATGGGCTCGCCGGCTGGCTGTGTCGCCAGGTCAAATACCGCCTGCAATGCGTACTCGGCTTTCACCGAGATCTTCATGGTTCAATCTCTCCTAAACCTATAGACTATCTCGTATGCGACGCCGGGACCTACTGAAATTCATAGCAAGCCCCATTCTTGCCGCCAGTCCGGTGAAGATCACAGGCCTCGATACACACCGCTGCCGGATGGATGGCCGCGAATATCTCTTCGTCGAAGTGAAAACCGACGCGGGCATCATCGGCCTCGGAGAAGCCTCCTTGCCTGCCCGCATCCAGATTACCGAAGAGGCAGTCCGCTGGCTCGAGCCGCGCTTGAAAGGCCTCGACCCGGCTGGCATCGAAGCACACTGGAATCGCCTCTACTACCAGGAGAACCGCTGGCGCGATGGCAGCGTGTTGATGACCGCACTCAGCGCCATCGACATCGCCTTGTGGGACATCGAAGGCAAGCGGCTTGGTGTTCCCGTATGGCGGCTGCTCGGCGGCAACAACCAAAAGCCGATGCGTGTCTACTGGAGCCACTGGAGCGCCAATCTGTCACCACGCACTCCAGAAACCATTGCCGAACTGGCCCGCAAAACCGTCGCCGAGGGCTGGACCACGGTCAAGTGGGTGATTCCGCGCGCCGATTCCGAGCAAGCCCGCCTGCGCCAGGTGGTCAGCGAAATCGAAGCCATCCGCAAGGCGGTCAGCATGTCGCTCGACATTTGTCTTGAGATGTACGAGACCTATTCGATGCGCTCGGCCCTCGATCTGGCCCGCGCC is part of the Bryobacter aggregatus MPL3 genome and encodes:
- the cysK gene encoding cysteine synthase A — encoded protein: MHVFSDNSLSIGRTPLIRLNRVTEGAGATVLAKIEGRNPAYSVKCRIGASMVWDAEEKGLLGPGKELVEPTSGNTGIALAFVAAARGIPITLTMPETMSIERRKVLKAFGAKLILTPGPAGMRGAIEEAEKIKASDPDHYVLLQQFQNPANPAIHYRTTGPEIWEDTDGGVDIFVAGVGTGGTISGVGKFLKEQSKKTLNVAVEPAHSPVITQTRNHEPVKPGPHKIQGIGAGFIPGTLDLAMVDQVEQVTNEESVEMARRLAKEEGILCGISCGAAAAAAVRLAKLPEHKGKTIVVVLPDAGERYLTSVLFEGLVD
- a CDS encoding RrF2 family transcriptional regulator; protein product: MKISVKAEYALQAVFDLATQPAGEPIRIADIAKRQKIPQKFLELILSNLKQGGFVESRRGADGGYMLARPAAQIMVGEVIRHVDGPNDRRLGAAGFEEMWQQVDEAVQATLGSTSFQQLAESWQTKQSQYVANWEI
- a CDS encoding mandelate racemase/muconate lactonizing enzyme family protein, whose protein sequence is MRRRDLLKFIASPILAASPVKITGLDTHRCRMDGREYLFVEVKTDAGIIGLGEASLPARIQITEEAVRWLEPRLKGLDPAGIEAHWNRLYYQENRWRDGSVLMTALSAIDIALWDIEGKRLGVPVWRLLGGNNQKPMRVYWSHWSANLSPRTPETIAELARKTVAEGWTTVKWVIPRADSEQARLRQVVSEIEAIRKAVSMSLDICLEMYETYSMRSALDLARAVAPLKVMFLEEPVWRESNLALGQIAAQSPVPLAGGEGLLNRWQFRDLLEARGAMIVQPDVIHCGGITEIRKIAALAEVYGAEVAPHMWYGPIGHMASMQSMAGVRSYLMSEWDGNNMRRLHELTGGTLPLVEKGHVTLPDRPGLGLTMDFSDWKRRFPYN